The Vicia villosa cultivar HV-30 ecotype Madison, WI linkage group LG1, Vvil1.0, whole genome shotgun sequence genome includes a region encoding these proteins:
- the LOC131637854 gene encoding vesicle-associated protein 1-2-like yields the protein MSSGDLLSVEPLELKFPFELKKQISCSLQLSNKTDSYVAFKVKTTNPKKYCVRPNTGIVLPRSTCDVMVTMQAQKEAPADMQCKDKFLLQSVKTNDGVSAKDITAEMFNKEAGHVVDESKLRVVYVSPPQPPSPVPEGSEEGSSPRGSVSENGNANGPEFAQVTRGFSERPEAQDKSAEARALISRLTEEKNTAIQQISKLRQELELLKREGNKNRGGVSFIVVILIGLLGLIMGYLMKKT from the exons ATGAGTTCCGGTGACCTCCTCAGCGTCGAACCTCTCGAACTCAAGTTCCCCT TTGAGCTCAAGAAGCAGATCTCGTGTTCGCTTCAATTGTCTAATAAGACTGATAGCTATGTAGCTTTCAAG gTGAAAACAACGAATCCGAAGAAGTATTGTGTTCGTCCAAACACCGGAATTGTGTTGCCAAGATCTACTTGCGATGTTATGG TTACCATGCAAGCGCAAAAAGAAGCTCCAGCTGATATGCAATGCAAGGATAAGTTTCTTCTTCAGAGTGTAAAAACCAATGATGGTGTTAGTGCGAAGGATATCACTGCAGAAATG TTCAACAAGGAGGCAGGGCATGTGGTTGATGAGAGCAAATTGAGAGTGGTGTATGTGTCTCCGCCTCAGCCACCATCTCCGGTACCAGAAGGTTCTGAGGAAGGGTCGTCGCCTAGAGGTTCTGTTTCAGAAAATGGAAATGCCAATGGTCCTGAGTTCGCTCAA GTAACACGGGGATTTTCTGAACGACCTGAGGCTCAAGACAAATCTGCAGAG GCAAGAGCTCTCATCTCAAGGCTGACTGAAGAAAAGAATACTGCAATTCAACAAATTAGCAAGCTCCGTCAGGAACTG GAGCTGCTGAAACGTGAAGGCAACAAAAATCGTGGTGGAGTGTCATTTATCGTTGTCATATTAATTGGTTTACTTGGCCTAATCATGGGCTATCTCATGAAGAAGACCTAA
- the LOC131637863 gene encoding uncharacterized protein LOC131637863, which translates to MASRIENGNQSLLYLENLTLPTFQVVVIAANMGCNGCQERVSRVVSKITGLTEYTIDVRKHEVTVKGDFMVRCDFQDKPFRNSTLKSATNQPRSLLACLAQFGKYKCNIK; encoded by the exons ATGGCCTCTAGAATTGAAAATGGTAACCAATCTCTTTTATACTTGGAGAACTTGACGCTCCCCACG TTTCAAGTTGTGGTAATAGCAGCAAATATGGGGTGTAATGGTTGCCAAGAAAGAGTTTCCAGAGTTGTATCAAAAATTACTG GGTTGACAGAGTACACAATAGATGTGCGCAAGCATGAAGTAACTGTTAAGGGAGATTTCATGGTGCGTTGCGACTTCCAGGATAAACCCTTTAGAAACAGCACCCTGAAGAGTGCAACTAATCAACCAAGGTCCTTGCTTGCCTGTTTAGCTCAATTTGGCAAATATAAATGTAACATAAAGTAG
- the LOC131637869 gene encoding uncharacterized protein LOC131637869 encodes MGGHGGLNILPQKRWNVYNFDNREKVRKDEEEAAREEQLKREQSRKRDTEVRLERLRTSRGLAPTIQPRESEPEPEPESKPEPEVEAVVEAGDLGHINLFEGIKIFDPIRLPKREYVDEKEEMKKKTKKLKLPKEQGEPSIRAVGPEDEKYRLGYGVAGKGVQLPWYAQKQKQNDVGGDDEGGVNGENSGGRKGEKRKKTLEELREERLKREKKEKEREMALRHPKQQSRVEPYGSSRYYRR; translated from the exons ATGGGTGGTCATGGCGGTTTGAACATCCTTCCTCAGAAACGTTGGAACGTTTACAATTTCGATAATCGGGAAAAAGTCCgcaaagatgaggaagaagcCGCCAGAGAGGAACAGCTTAAACGCGAACAATCGCGAAAACGCGACACCGAGGTCCGTCTCGAACGCCTCCGTACCTCGCGAGGTTTGGCACCGACTATTCAGCCTCGTGAATCTGAACCTGAACCAGAACCGGAATCTAAACCTGAACCAGAAGTTGAAGCTGTAGTGGAAGCTGGTGATTTAGGTCATATTAACCTGTTTGAGGGGATTAAGATTTTTGATCCGATTCGATTGCCGAAGAGAGAGTATGTTGATGAGAAAGaggagatgaagaagaagactAAGAAGTTGAAGTTGCCGAAAGAGCAAGGAGAGCCCTCCATTCGTGCTGTTGGGCCTGAAGATGAGAAATATAGGTTGGGTTATGGGGTTGCAGGGAAAGGGGTTCAGTTGCCTTGGTATGCTCAAAAGCAGAAACAGAATGATGTTGGTGGTGATGATGAAGGTGGTGTGAATGGTGAAAATAGTGGTGGTAGGAAGGGTGAAAAAAGGAAGAAGACGTTGGAGGAGTTGAGGGAAGAAAGGCTGAAAAGGGAGAAGAAAGAGAAGGAAAGGGAGATGGCTTTGAGACATCCGAAGCAGCAAAGTCGGGTCGAGCCTTATGGCAGTAGCAGATACTACAG GCGATGA